A part of Bacillus thuringiensis genomic DNA contains:
- a CDS encoding sulfurtransferase → MIVTVEWLREHIEDENVRIIDCRFDLANPNWGREKYEEEHILHALYFDLNLDLSSPVAEHGGRHPLPNIEEFADKLSQAGIDEHTTVIAYDSQAGANASRLWWLLNYVGHEKVYILDGGFPAWKENGLPTTTEIPVAKRKAFKVNVQDYMLVTMETVRENIHAGANVTLIDSREPKRYAGVEELVDPKAGHIPTAVNYFWKDGIVQSGQFKNEAGQQERFQNLSKDKETIVYCGSGVTACPNILALKLAGFQNVKLYAGSWSDWISYPENQIAKEED, encoded by the coding sequence ATGATAGTTACAGTCGAATGGTTACGTGAGCATATAGAAGATGAGAATGTCCGTATAATCGATTGTCGTTTTGATTTAGCGAACCCTAATTGGGGTAGAGAAAAGTATGAGGAAGAACATATTCTCCATGCGTTATATTTTGATTTAAATTTAGATTTATCAAGTCCAGTAGCAGAACATGGTGGTCGTCATCCATTGCCGAATATTGAGGAGTTTGCAGACAAGCTTTCACAAGCTGGTATTGATGAACATACGACAGTAATTGCATATGACAGTCAAGCGGGTGCAAATGCTTCTCGTCTCTGGTGGTTATTAAACTATGTAGGGCATGAGAAAGTATATATATTAGATGGCGGATTTCCAGCTTGGAAAGAGAATGGACTACCGACAACAACGGAAATTCCTGTTGCTAAACGAAAAGCATTCAAAGTAAATGTACAAGATTATATGCTTGTAACGATGGAAACAGTGAGAGAGAATATTCATGCAGGTGCAAATGTTACGTTAATTGATTCTAGAGAACCAAAACGTTATGCTGGTGTAGAGGAACTAGTTGATCCAAAAGCAGGGCATATTCCGACAGCAGTAAACTATTTTTGGAAGGATGGAATTGTCCAATCAGGACAATTTAAGAATGAAGCTGGGCAACAAGAACGATTCCAAAATCTTTCGAAAGATAAGGAAACAATTGTATATTGTGGTTCAGGCGTTACAGCCTGTCCAAATATTCTTGCATTGAAATTAGCTGGATTCCAAAATGTTAAATTGTATGCAGGTAGCTGGAGTGATTGGATTTCTTACCCAGAAAATCAAATTGCAAAAGAAGAAGATTAA
- a CDS encoding YpbS family protein, with protein sequence MEVHKAITAHSRKQNESVKACLQLDAQREAAIEAAVSLASNGKEFSVDVINVVTKQINALAKNGVTLQRKYVTEEMVMEYVSRLQEKEGR encoded by the coding sequence ATGGAAGTACATAAAGCAATTACAGCACATTCTCGTAAACAAAATGAAAGTGTAAAAGCATGTTTACAATTAGATGCGCAGCGTGAAGCAGCGATTGAAGCAGCCGTATCTCTTGCGTCAAATGGGAAAGAATTTTCGGTTGATGTCATTAATGTTGTAACAAAGCAAATTAATGCTCTTGCAAAAAATGGTGTTACCTTGCAGCGTAAATATGTTACAGAAGAAATGGTTATGGAGTATGTAAGTCGTTTGCAAGAGAAAGAAGGTCGTTAA
- a CDS encoding DUF3931 domain-containing protein, giving the protein MDNNEKKCNVISIDGKKKKSDTYSYPKLVVENKTYEFSSFVLCGETPDGRRLVLTHMISTDEFAGFVKSLDTVLQKKIERIFFS; this is encoded by the coding sequence ATGGACAACAATGAGAAAAAATGCAACGTCATCTCTATTGATGGAAAGAAGAAGAAAAGCGACACGTATTCCTATCCAAAATTAGTAGTAGAAAACAAAACATATGAATTTTCTTCATTCGTCTTATGCGGTGAAACACCAGACGGCAGACGACTCGTTCTTACTCATATGATTTCTACCGATGAATTTGCTGGGTTTGTCAAATCTTTAGATACAGTACTGCAAAAGAAAATTGAACGAATCTTTTTCTCATAA
- a CDS encoding glutathionylspermidine synthase family protein — protein MSQYIRERKEFYSKYPNFWSNLYECEYSLFHVFSITNETMKQLQVATERMGKIFFKTARLLRNLSEEQLLELGFPPASLTFIRMKGLYPESVISRFDFVVTDDNQIKMLEFNSDTPTFIMECFQMNGKVCGKLGYDDPNLDQERLLSSGVTKAVMEATKGIDNPNVVFTAHHEHIEDWNTTMYLSQLCHVENKVVPMSKLRITKDALVDSDGVKIDVLYRQTYPIEDLIEDQDPETGDLVGVELLQLVKAGKLFIINPLSAFLLQPKSIQCLIWGLAEEEAFYTNEEQQWIKEYMLPTYLEPDLFLGKDSFVQKPSFGREGDTITVRDKDENIMMQNAYQTYKASLPIFQKYIELPVVSLETEKGMETMSYVFGSFLIAGKASSIGIRAGEKITGNESYYLPVGIKRRKVHD, from the coding sequence ATGTCGCAATACATAAGAGAACGAAAAGAGTTTTATTCGAAATATCCGAATTTCTGGTCGAATTTATATGAATGTGAGTATAGTTTGTTTCATGTTTTCTCTATAACAAATGAGACTATGAAACAATTACAAGTAGCGACTGAACGGATGGGGAAAATATTTTTTAAGACTGCTAGACTTTTGCGTAATTTAAGTGAAGAACAGCTTCTTGAACTTGGTTTTCCTCCTGCGAGCTTAACGTTCATTAGAATGAAAGGATTGTATCCTGAATCTGTTATTTCACGATTTGATTTCGTTGTAACTGATGATAACCAAATTAAAATGCTTGAGTTTAATAGTGATACGCCAACTTTTATTATGGAATGCTTTCAAATGAATGGAAAAGTTTGCGGAAAACTAGGCTACGATGATCCAAACTTGGATCAAGAACGGTTGCTATCTTCTGGTGTTACAAAAGCTGTTATGGAGGCGACAAAGGGAATAGATAACCCAAATGTTGTTTTTACAGCACATCATGAACATATTGAGGATTGGAATACGACTATGTATTTGAGTCAGTTATGCCATGTTGAAAATAAAGTAGTGCCAATGTCAAAACTTAGAATTACAAAAGATGCTTTAGTGGATAGTGATGGAGTAAAGATTGATGTTTTATATCGTCAAACTTATCCGATAGAAGATTTAATTGAGGATCAAGATCCTGAAACAGGAGACTTGGTAGGTGTGGAACTGTTGCAACTTGTAAAAGCCGGAAAGCTTTTTATAATAAATCCTTTGTCAGCATTTTTACTTCAGCCCAAATCAATTCAGTGTCTAATTTGGGGGTTAGCAGAAGAAGAGGCCTTTTATACAAATGAGGAACAACAGTGGATTAAAGAATATATGTTACCTACATATTTAGAGCCAGATTTATTTTTAGGAAAAGATTCTTTCGTTCAAAAACCTTCATTTGGTAGAGAAGGGGACACAATTACCGTTCGAGATAAGGACGAAAATATTATGATGCAAAATGCATATCAGACGTATAAAGCGTCACTGCCGATATTTCAAAAATATATAGAACTTCCAGTTGTATCCTTGGAAACAGAAAAAGGGATGGAGACAATGTCGTATGTGTTTGGTTCGTTTTTAATTGCTGGAAAAGCGAGTAGTATCGGTATTCGCGCTGGGGAAAAAATTACGGGGAATGAATCGTACTATTTACCGGTAGGTATAAAAAGGAGGAAAGTACATGATTAA
- a CDS encoding DUF350 domain-containing protein, whose product MINFLLYLAVTLGLLCIGLFLMEVTTKVKEFKLMAQGNKAVSYVLGGRLLGLAIVLYSTAANSISLLDMVSWGAVGILAQIIVFYLAEWLTPRFNINKSLEEDNQAVGLFLMFLSLSIGIVIAGCITY is encoded by the coding sequence ATGATTAATTTTTTATTATATTTAGCAGTAACATTGGGACTTTTATGCATTGGTCTTTTCCTAATGGAAGTGACAACGAAAGTAAAAGAATTTAAGTTAATGGCCCAAGGAAATAAGGCGGTAAGCTATGTACTTGGAGGACGATTACTTGGGTTAGCTATTGTTTTATATTCGACAGCAGCTAATTCTATTTCACTTCTTGATATGGTTTCGTGGGGAGCAGTTGGGATTTTGGCTCAAATTATCGTCTTTTATTTAGCTGAGTGGCTTACACCGCGCTTTAATATAAACAAAAGTCTCGAAGAAGATAATCAAGCAGTCGGTCTTTTTCTTATGTTTTTATCGCTTTCCATTGGGATTGTAATTGCTGGTTGTATAACTTATTAA
- a CDS encoding GNAT family N-acetyltransferase, which translates to MSVVIEYISKEAIPKPLLLLADPSEGQIDAYVQRGLTYVAKQEEHVIGVYVLLETRPKTMEIMNIAVVEHLQGKGIGKKLISHAIETAKGYGMSKLEVGTGNSSVSQLALYQKCGFRIFSIDFDYFSKHYEEEIIENGIVCRDMIRLAMELNQNV; encoded by the coding sequence ATGAGTGTAGTAATAGAGTATATTTCGAAAGAAGCTATACCGAAACCTTTATTATTGCTTGCTGATCCAAGTGAGGGGCAAATTGATGCATATGTACAAAGAGGCTTAACATATGTAGCTAAGCAAGAGGAGCATGTTATCGGTGTATATGTTCTTTTGGAAACAAGGCCGAAGACGATGGAAATTATGAATATTGCGGTTGTAGAGCATTTGCAAGGAAAAGGGATTGGGAAGAAGCTAATAAGTCATGCCATAGAAACTGCTAAAGGATATGGTATGTCAAAACTTGAAGTTGGTACAGGCAATTCTAGTGTTTCACAACTTGCTTTATATCAAAAATGTGGATTTCGTATTTTTTCTATTGATTTTGATTACTTTTCGAAGCATTATGAAGAAGAGATTATTGAAAATGGGATTGTATGCCGTGATATGATTCGGCTTGCAATGGAATTGAATCAGAACGTATAA
- a CDS encoding FbpB family small basic protein has product MRKKVRKSFKQLLIENKQSLLNNKENMKEIEERIEKRHVAYSAASN; this is encoded by the coding sequence ATGAGAAAAAAAGTGAGAAAATCTTTTAAACAATTATTAATTGAAAATAAACAATCACTATTAAATAATAAAGAAAATATGAAAGAAATTGAAGAGAGAATTGAGAAACGACATGTAGCATATAGTGCTGCTAGCAATTGA
- a CDS encoding 5'-3' exonuclease codes for MKKVLLVDGMALLFRAFYATSVYGQFMKRQDGTPTNGIHGYMKHLLTAMQAIEPTHIVTCWDMGSTTFRTESFSNYKANRAAPPEELIPQFDLVQEMTAKLSIPVIGMKGYEADDCIGTLAKQYCNEAEVYILTGDTDLLQLVDKNVTVMLLRKGIGNYEYYTPEKIMEEKGVEPWQIVHAKAFMGDTSDNYPGVKGIGEKTAYKLIQEHGTVATVLENVASLTKAQRTKIESDLENLNISLQLAQIHCEVPISCSLEEGLHTMDEEKLRFVCEEMNWGRPEILINML; via the coding sequence ATGAAAAAAGTATTATTAGTTGATGGTATGGCACTATTATTTCGTGCTTTTTACGCAACAAGTGTCTACGGACAATTTATGAAACGACAAGATGGTACCCCTACAAACGGGATTCATGGTTATATGAAACATTTATTAACAGCTATGCAAGCAATTGAACCAACACACATCGTAACATGCTGGGATATGGGAAGTACGACATTTAGAACAGAATCGTTCTCAAATTATAAAGCGAATCGTGCAGCGCCGCCTGAAGAATTAATCCCGCAATTTGATTTAGTTCAAGAAATGACTGCGAAATTGTCTATTCCAGTTATTGGTATGAAAGGGTATGAAGCGGATGATTGTATCGGCACGCTTGCAAAACAATACTGTAATGAAGCGGAAGTGTATATTTTAACAGGTGATACGGATTTACTTCAGCTTGTTGATAAGAACGTTACAGTAATGCTCTTGCGCAAAGGAATTGGAAATTACGAATACTACACACCAGAGAAAATCATGGAAGAAAAAGGTGTGGAGCCTTGGCAAATCGTGCATGCGAAAGCATTCATGGGAGATACGAGCGATAATTACCCAGGTGTAAAAGGTATCGGGGAAAAAACAGCGTATAAATTGATTCAAGAGCACGGAACAGTAGCAACTGTACTAGAAAATGTAGCATCATTAACGAAAGCGCAGCGTACAAAGATTGAAAGTGATCTAGAGAACTTAAATATTTCATTACAATTGGCACAAATTCATTGTGAAGTTCCTATTTCTTGTTCATTAGAAGAAGGATTACACACAATGGATGAAGAAAAACTTAGATTCGTTTGTGAAGAAATGAATTGGGGAAGACCTGAAATATTAATAAATATGCTGTAA
- a CDS encoding cation-transporting P-type ATPase produces MLYANKTVGNTSYKLSKKSMKEQTMLQKNKDLLIEIATRDVKSVFAYFKTTRDGLSMKEAQKRIQVYGRNELTSKRARIAELMMKLSGMIPGFSKQHVRDGSQCEKITVSRVECSSVIGVNGELKMMNLPVQELVPGDMIFLSEGDIVPADVRIIYANDLLVNESVLTGKDASIEKFESCYHLERKRFIPLKRMKDYNPLELENVCFKGTYIVGGNAKAVVVSTGKNTYSGILHTCCSRMS; encoded by the coding sequence ATGTTATATGCAAACAAAACTGTGGGTAACACGTCATATAAATTAAGTAAAAAATCAATGAAAGAACAAACAATGCTTCAGAAAAATAAAGATTTATTAATTGAAATCGCAACGAGAGATGTAAAATCTGTATTTGCGTATTTTAAAACAACAAGAGACGGATTATCTATGAAAGAGGCACAAAAACGTATTCAAGTATACGGCCGAAATGAATTAACTTCAAAAAGAGCGCGTATTGCGGAATTGATGATGAAGCTAAGCGGAATGATTCCAGGTTTTTCAAAACAACATGTGCGTGATGGATCACAATGTGAGAAAATTACTGTGTCTCGAGTAGAATGTTCTAGTGTAATAGGGGTAAACGGTGAATTAAAAATGATGAATTTGCCAGTACAAGAGCTTGTTCCTGGTGATATGATTTTTCTTTCAGAAGGTGATATAGTACCAGCAGATGTACGTATCATTTACGCGAATGATTTATTAGTAAATGAATCTGTGCTAACAGGAAAAGATGCAAGTATTGAGAAATTTGAAAGTTGCTATCATCTTGAGCGCAAACGATTTATTCCTTTAAAACGAATGAAAGACTATAATCCACTTGAACTTGAAAACGTATGTTTCAAAGGGACGTATATTGTTGGTGGAAATGCAAAGGCTGTAGTTGTTTCGACTGGGAAAAATACGTATTCAGGAATTCTTCATACTTGTTGTAGTAGAATGTCTTAA